A genomic segment from Desulfonatronum lacustre DSM 10312 encodes:
- a CDS encoding class I SAM-dependent methyltransferase produces MGFYASTVLPRLIHAACGKGPIRRLRARIIPPAQGRVLEVGIGSGLNLPYYDPAVVTELWGLDPSPEMLRIAAHAARSGPVVPHWIDRSVEELPLESASMDTIVTTFTLCSVASPEEGLRQMYRVLKPGGTLIFCEHGAAPDRAVRRWQDRLTPIWKRLAGGCHLNRDVSGLLTRSGFRLTALETTVVRKWWLAGYIFHGTATKSVDPVTPTLLR; encoded by the coding sequence ATGGGATTCTACGCCAGCACCGTTCTTCCCCGGCTGATTCACGCCGCCTGCGGCAAAGGGCCGATCCGTCGCCTGCGGGCGCGGATCATCCCGCCGGCCCAGGGCCGCGTTCTGGAGGTCGGAATCGGCTCGGGCCTGAATCTGCCCTACTATGACCCGGCTGTGGTAACCGAACTCTGGGGGCTTGATCCGTCTCCGGAAATGCTCCGCATCGCCGCCCACGCGGCCCGTTCCGGGCCGGTCGTTCCACACTGGATCGACCGGAGCGTGGAAGAGCTTCCGCTGGAGAGCGCAAGCATGGACACCATCGTCACGACCTTCACGCTTTGCAGCGTCGCTTCGCCCGAAGAGGGGCTGCGGCAAATGTACCGGGTGCTCAAGCCGGGAGGGACGCTGATCTTCTGCGAGCACGGCGCGGCGCCGGACCGAGCCGTGCGCCGCTGGCAGGACCGGCTGACCCCGATCTGGAAGCGGTTGGCCGGTGGATGCCATCTGAACAGGGATGTTTCGGGCTTGCTGACCCGGAGCGGTTTTCGATTGACCGCCCTGGAGACCACCGTGGTCCGGAAGTGGTGGCTGGCAGGGTATATTTTCCATGGAACCGCCACGAAATCGGTGGATCCGGTAACGCCAACCCTCCTTCGGTAA
- a CDS encoding alanine dehydrogenase, whose translation MRIGIPKEIKPQEGRAALLPRQVQRLTQAGHAVLVESGTGLLARASDQDYAAVGATVLPTAKEVFDSARLIIKVKEVLPPEYPLLRAEHIILTNIHAAMNKEELDVFLQVGLTAISAENTHRFGSPNCVLAGEVGALEAVRLCLATYGGTGRHFMGHFGEPALKALVLGLGNVGRGAVRTLLGLGGTVIGLDVFEGARKAAALDWHDRSLHVGDVTELERHLEDVDAVVNCVLWPKERPDHLITRKMLGRLKLGAVIVDISCDRAGAIETSRPTTWADPVYEVDGVRHFCVDNIPGAVPVTASAGYGEALLDKILAIAGKGVVQACKEDPWLARGLTCAGGTLLLEEAARYQQRDFTPVQTWLEAQPA comes from the coding sequence ATGCGAATCGGTATTCCCAAGGAAATCAAACCCCAGGAAGGACGGGCGGCTCTGCTGCCCAGACAGGTTCAACGACTGACCCAGGCCGGACACGCCGTGCTCGTGGAATCCGGCACGGGTCTGCTGGCCCGCGCCTCGGACCAGGATTACGCCGCGGTGGGGGCCACGGTGCTGCCAACGGCCAAGGAAGTTTTCGACTCGGCCCGGTTGATCATCAAGGTCAAGGAGGTTCTGCCGCCGGAATACCCGCTGCTCAGGGCTGAACATATTATCCTGACCAATATTCACGCGGCCATGAACAAGGAGGAATTGGACGTTTTTCTCCAGGTCGGGCTGACCGCGATATCCGCTGAGAACACGCACCGCTTCGGCTCGCCCAACTGCGTCCTGGCCGGAGAAGTGGGCGCGTTGGAGGCCGTGCGGCTGTGCCTGGCGACGTATGGCGGCACGGGGCGGCATTTCATGGGCCACTTCGGTGAACCAGCCCTGAAGGCGCTGGTCCTGGGGCTGGGCAACGTGGGTCGCGGGGCCGTGCGCACCTTGCTGGGACTGGGGGGCACGGTGATCGGGCTGGATGTTTTCGAGGGTGCGCGCAAGGCCGCGGCCCTGGACTGGCACGACCGAAGCCTGCATGTGGGCGATGTGACCGAACTGGAACGCCACCTGGAGGACGTGGACGCGGTGGTCAACTGCGTGCTCTGGCCCAAGGAACGGCCCGACCACCTGATCACCCGGAAGATGCTGGGCCGGCTCAAGCTCGGGGCCGTGATCGTGGACATTTCCTGCGACCGGGCCGGGGCCATCGAGACCAGCCGCCCCACCACCTGGGCCGATCCGGTCTACGAGGTGGACGGGGTGCGCCATTTCTGCGTGGACAACATCCCAGGCGCTGTCCCGGTCACGGCCTCGGCCGGATACGGCGAAGCCCTGCTGGACAAGATCCTGGCCATTGCGGGCAAAGGCGTGGTTCAAGCCTGCAAGGAAGATCCCTGGCTGGCCCGAGGCCTGACCTGCGCCGGGGGCACGCTCCTGCTGGAAGAAGCGGCCCGCTACCAGCAGCGGGACTTCACCCCGGTCCAAACCTGGCTGGAGGCCCAACCGGCGTGA
- a CDS encoding amino acid ABC transporter substrate-binding protein, with protein sequence MKGKILVLAAAAVFFWTGTALADVLENIKGKGYISCGVAGRVPGFSVPDEQGVWKGLDVDYCRALAAAVFNDPEKVRFVPLTTTERFTAVQTGEVDVLSRNTTWTFQRDVEQGIDFAGIIFFDGQGFMVNKNLGVTSAKDLNEASICIQIGTTTEMNVSDYFAAHGMTYKPVVFESADEATVIYDTGRCDVYTTDASGLAARRTTLSNPDDHIILPEIISKEPLGPSVRQGDPRWSKIARWTLFALINAEELGVNSQNVDEMLESANPNVKRLLGQEGNFGEQFGLTNAWAYQIVKHVGNYGEIFDRNVGPTTALKLERVQNDLWTRGGLLYAPPIR encoded by the coding sequence ATGAAAGGCAAAATACTGGTTTTGGCGGCCGCGGCGGTCTTTTTCTGGACCGGGACCGCTTTGGCGGACGTCCTGGAAAACATCAAAGGCAAGGGCTATATTTCCTGCGGCGTGGCCGGCAGGGTGCCCGGATTCTCCGTGCCGGACGAGCAGGGCGTCTGGAAAGGCCTGGACGTGGACTACTGTCGGGCTCTGGCCGCTGCCGTGTTCAACGATCCCGAAAAAGTCCGCTTCGTTCCCCTGACCACCACCGAACGCTTTACCGCGGTGCAGACCGGCGAGGTGGACGTCCTTTCCCGGAACACCACCTGGACGTTCCAGCGGGACGTGGAACAGGGCATTGATTTCGCGGGAATCATCTTTTTCGACGGCCAGGGCTTCATGGTCAACAAGAACCTGGGCGTGACCAGCGCCAAGGATCTGAACGAAGCCTCCATCTGCATCCAGATCGGCACGACCACGGAAATGAACGTTTCCGACTATTTCGCGGCTCATGGCATGACCTACAAGCCCGTGGTCTTCGAGAGCGCGGACGAGGCCACGGTGATCTACGACACCGGACGCTGCGACGTGTACACCACCGACGCCTCCGGGCTGGCCGCCCGGCGGACCACGCTGTCCAACCCGGACGATCACATCATCCTGCCGGAAATCATTTCCAAGGAGCCCCTGGGTCCCTCGGTGCGCCAGGGCGACCCCCGCTGGAGCAAAATAGCCCGCTGGACCCTCTTCGCCCTGATCAATGCCGAGGAGCTGGGCGTGAATTCCCAGAACGTGGATGAAATGCTGGAATCGGCCAATCCCAACGTCAAACGGCTGCTCGGCCAGGAAGGCAATTTCGGCGAACAGTTCGGACTGACCAATGCCTGGGCCTATCAGATCGTCAAGCATGTGGGCAATTACGGCGAAATCTTTGATCGCAACGTGGGACCGACCACGGCCTTGAAGCTGGAACGCGTTCAAAACGACCTCTGGACCCGCGGCGGTCTGCTCTACGCTCCCCCGATCCGCTAA
- a CDS encoding amino acid ABC transporter permease encodes MYVKTTRHPDLPPPLSEVGVLGWLHKNLFSSWLNSLMTLAAAGLLLAALPPILNWGLFSANWIGQTRDACLPPQGNPDGACWVFIRVRFDLLMYGFYPQAERWRVVLTFLVLVGLGGPLVLSTLLPFRERIKQGLVLDLVLVLPLAVAAYSLVFHGMLPGLAVLVLLLAPELLGRAFKRKLLPPTMLPWLRQAVLIGVPVLVWFVTSQAMQALDPGAAGPLALAAGGLAFLTFALSGQSVTSWRFALLFTIYPCVAYLLLLGGGLGLPLVETDRWGGMFLTLVIAGIGIAVSLPVGILLALGRRSRMPVIKALCVSFIEFVRGVPLISVLFMVSVMLPLTLPQGVHFDKLLRALIGVSLFYAAYMAEVVRGGLQAIPKGQYEAAEALGLRYWKSMRLIILPQALRLVIPGITNTFLGLLKDTTLVAVINLMDILGILKSAVADSNWLGYTKEAYVFAGLAFWLLCFALSRYSMHLEKRLKTDR; translated from the coding sequence ATGTACGTAAAGACCACCCGCCATCCGGACCTGCCGCCGCCCCTGTCCGAGGTCGGGGTTCTGGGCTGGCTGCATAAGAACCTGTTCTCCTCCTGGCTGAACTCGCTGATGACCCTGGCCGCGGCGGGCCTGCTCCTGGCCGCCCTGCCGCCGATACTGAACTGGGGTCTGTTCTCGGCCAACTGGATCGGCCAGACCAGGGACGCCTGCCTGCCGCCCCAGGGCAATCCGGACGGCGCCTGCTGGGTGTTCATCCGGGTCCGCTTCGACCTGCTGATGTACGGCTTTTATCCCCAGGCCGAGCGCTGGCGGGTGGTGCTGACCTTCCTGGTGCTGGTAGGGCTGGGCGGACCGTTGGTCCTTTCCACCCTGCTGCCTTTCCGGGAGCGGATCAAGCAGGGCCTAGTGCTGGACCTGGTGCTGGTCCTGCCGCTGGCCGTGGCGGCCTACAGCCTCGTGTTCCACGGCATGCTCCCGGGACTGGCGGTCCTGGTTCTGCTTCTGGCTCCGGAACTGCTTGGCCGGGCGTTCAAACGCAAGCTGCTCCCACCGACCATGCTCCCCTGGCTGCGTCAGGCCGTGCTCATCGGCGTTCCGGTCCTGGTCTGGTTCGTGACGAGCCAAGCGATGCAGGCTCTGGACCCCGGCGCGGCCGGCCCCCTGGCTCTGGCAGCGGGAGGCTTGGCCTTTCTCACCTTTGCCCTGTCCGGGCAGTCCGTGACCTCCTGGCGATTCGCCCTGCTGTTCACCATCTATCCCTGCGTCGCGTATCTACTGCTCCTGGGTGGAGGGCTGGGTCTGCCCCTGGTGGAGACCGACCGCTGGGGAGGGATGTTCCTGACCCTGGTCATTGCCGGGATCGGCATCGCCGTCTCCCTGCCCGTGGGCATCCTCCTGGCCCTGGGGCGGCGCAGCCGGATGCCGGTGATCAAGGCCCTGTGCGTCAGCTTCATAGAGTTCGTGCGCGGCGTGCCCTTGATTTCGGTGCTGTTCATGGTCTCGGTGATGCTGCCCCTGACCCTGCCCCAGGGCGTACATTTCGATAAATTGCTGCGCGCCCTGATCGGGGTATCCCTGTTTTACGCGGCCTACATGGCCGAGGTGGTCCGGGGCGGCCTGCAGGCCATTCCCAAGGGCCAGTACGAGGCGGCCGAAGCCCTGGGCCTGCGCTACTGGAAGTCCATGCGCCTGATCATCCTGCCCCAGGCCCTGCGGCTGGTCATTCCGGGCATCACCAACACCTTTCTGGGCCTGCTCAAGGACACCACCCTGGTGGCGGTGATCAACCTGATGGACATTCTGGGCATTCTGAAAAGCGCTGTGGCCGACAGCAACTGGCTGGGCTACACCAAGGAAGCCTATGTTTTCGCGGGACTGGCCTTCTGGCTGCTCTGCTTCGCCCTGTCCCGCTACTCCATGCACCTGGAGAAGCGGCTAAAGACGGACAGATGA
- a CDS encoding GntR family transcriptional regulator, producing the protein MEEKNCEMKSLAAYQRIRDMVITREKLPGTRLVISELEEELGIGKGPIREALMRLDRSGLVRNIPYKGAVVAESPRMREIEIIYEMRVKLETTLALEAMCNMDESGIAKLESMLAEMQPGLDLQALYHLDRQFHSLIYEYSRLTHLCLVVDKLMESVDIFLVNRPRDDNDLARMHEQHAQILEALKKKDEAMLKEIFKQNIKNGLRLIKKVYSRFMFH; encoded by the coding sequence GTGGAAGAAAAAAACTGCGAAATGAAATCCCTGGCTGCCTACCAGCGGATCAGGGACATGGTCATCACCAGGGAGAAACTCCCTGGAACGCGGCTTGTGATCTCGGAGTTGGAAGAGGAGCTGGGAATCGGCAAGGGGCCGATCCGGGAAGCTTTAATGCGTCTGGACCGATCCGGCCTTGTGCGCAATATTCCCTATAAAGGCGCGGTGGTGGCCGAGTCTCCGCGGATGCGGGAGATTGAAATCATCTATGAAATGCGGGTCAAGCTGGAGACGACTCTGGCCCTGGAGGCCATGTGCAATATGGATGAGTCAGGCATTGCCAAGCTGGAATCCATGTTGGCGGAAATGCAGCCGGGATTGGACCTTCAGGCCCTCTACCATCTGGACCGCCAGTTTCACTCCCTGATTTACGAGTACTCAAGGCTGACCCATCTCTGCCTGGTGGTGGACAAGCTGATGGAGTCCGTGGATATCTTTCTGGTCAATCGCCCCCGGGACGACAACGATCTGGCGCGAATGCACGAGCAGCACGCCCAGATTCTGGAAGCCCTGAAAAAGAAGGACGAGGCCATGCTCAAGGAGATTTTCAAGCAGAATATCAAGAACGGGCTGCGGCTGATCAAGAAGGTCTACAGCCGATTCATGTTCCATTAG
- a CDS encoding DMT family transporter, producing MVPAEILALCAALCWSFGGLIALFPARELGALPFNRLRMSMVFVMLALAALVTGGWWSLTLEHSSVLVVSAMIGIFLGDTALFAALRRLGPRRSGILFATNAPMTALLGILILGERMSPLTLTGCILVMIGVVMAIHFRSEAASRHAFEEVRGRLAVGVLIGLGAALCQAVSTIIAKPVLASGVDPVAASALRVGTAALALSATLLLPASMFHSPAKITPKIAGLTALSGLVGMALGMTFLLAALARGTAGVVSTLSATSPVLILPILWVATRQRPAGPAWLGAILAVIGAACIFNGQAF from the coding sequence ATGGTTCCCGCTGAAATCCTGGCGCTCTGCGCCGCGTTGTGCTGGTCCTTCGGTGGGCTGATCGCCCTGTTTCCGGCCCGAGAGCTGGGGGCTCTGCCCTTCAACCGCCTGCGGATGTCCATGGTCTTCGTGATGCTCGCCCTGGCCGCCCTGGTCACCGGGGGCTGGTGGAGCCTGACCCTGGAGCACTCCTCGGTGCTGGTGGTCTCAGCCATGATAGGCATCTTCCTGGGGGACACGGCCCTGTTCGCGGCCCTGCGCCGGTTGGGGCCGAGGCGCTCCGGGATTCTTTTCGCCACCAACGCGCCCATGACCGCGCTGCTGGGCATCCTCATCCTGGGCGAACGGATGTCCCCGCTCACTCTGACCGGATGCATCCTGGTGATGATCGGGGTGGTCATGGCCATCCACTTCAGGAGCGAGGCGGCATCGCGGCATGCTTTCGAGGAGGTCCGCGGCCGGTTGGCCGTGGGCGTGCTCATTGGTCTTGGGGCCGCCCTGTGCCAGGCCGTGTCCACGATCATCGCCAAGCCCGTTCTGGCCTCGGGAGTGGACCCGGTGGCGGCCTCGGCCCTGCGCGTGGGTACCGCTGCCCTGGCCCTCTCCGCAACCTTGCTTCTGCCGGCCTCCATGTTCCATTCTCCGGCCAAAATCACGCCCAAAATAGCCGGTCTGACCGCGCTCAGCGGCCTTGTGGGCATGGCTCTGGGCATGACCTTTCTTTTGGCCGCCCTGGCCCGGGGCACGGCCGGAGTGGTGTCCACCCTGTCCGCCACCTCCCCGGTGCTGATCCTGCCCATTCTCTGGGTCGCCACCCGCCAGCGCCCGGCCGGTCCGGCCTGGCTGGGCGCGATTTTGGCGGTGATCGGAGCGGCCTGTATTTTCAACGGTCAGGCGTTCTGA
- a CDS encoding protein adenylyltransferase SelO — MGTHDQASRTLATDPAGWRFDNSYARLPEVFFSRLRPVPVREPRMVLLNRPLAEFLGLNGEILSVQDGAAVFSGNRLPVGAEPIAQAYGGHQFGYFTMLGDGRAILLGEQITPRGERFDIQFKGSGQTPYSRRGDGRAALGPMLREYIISEAMHALGVPTTRALAVVTTGEPVVRETELAGAILTRVASSHIRVGTFEYLAARDAAEHVRTLAAYTLRRHYPELEPSDNPPLALLRAVMERQAALVAKWMLVGFVHGVMNTDNMALSGETIDYGPCAFMDAYDPATVFSSIDQQGRYAYGNQSRIAQWNLARFAETLAPVLDESREKAVDLANEVLESFPDVYRDHWLTGMRAKLGMITSEEDDAALVQDLLTHMHRNRLDYTNTLRDLAADHPERLPLFQDQAFAEWLKRWQARLKRQPESSGAMPSVRERMRAANPAVIPRNHRVEEALKAAVDHGDLRVTHRLLDVLAQPYAEPIDSDYRLPPPPSAGAYKTFCGT; from the coding sequence ATGGGCACGCATGATCAAGCGTCGAGGACACTTGCCACGGACCCTGCCGGATGGCGCTTCGACAACAGCTATGCCCGGTTACCGGAGGTCTTCTTTTCCCGGCTGCGTCCGGTTCCGGTTCGTGAGCCGCGCATGGTGCTTTTGAATCGTCCTTTGGCCGAGTTTTTAGGACTGAACGGAGAGATTCTCTCCGTTCAGGACGGCGCGGCGGTTTTTTCCGGCAATCGCCTTCCCGTCGGCGCGGAGCCCATCGCCCAGGCCTATGGCGGGCACCAGTTCGGATATTTTACCATGCTCGGCGACGGGCGGGCGATCCTCCTGGGGGAACAGATCACTCCGCGCGGCGAGCGTTTCGATATCCAGTTCAAAGGCTCCGGGCAGACCCCGTATTCGCGCCGCGGCGACGGCCGGGCCGCGCTGGGGCCGATGCTCAGGGAATACATCATCAGCGAGGCCATGCATGCCCTGGGCGTTCCCACCACCCGCGCCCTGGCCGTGGTGACCACCGGGGAGCCGGTGGTCCGGGAAACAGAGTTGGCCGGGGCGATTCTGACCCGTGTCGCGTCCAGCCACATTCGCGTGGGCACGTTCGAGTATCTCGCGGCCCGGGACGCGGCGGAGCATGTCCGAACACTGGCGGCTTACACCCTGCGCCGCCACTACCCCGAGTTGGAACCCTCCGACAACCCGCCCCTGGCCCTCCTGCGGGCCGTGATGGAGCGCCAGGCCGCGCTGGTGGCGAAGTGGATGCTTGTCGGATTTGTCCACGGCGTGATGAACACGGACAACATGGCCTTGAGTGGAGAGACCATCGACTACGGCCCCTGCGCGTTCATGGACGCCTACGATCCGGCCACGGTGTTCAGTTCCATCGACCAGCAGGGCCGCTATGCCTACGGCAATCAGTCCCGGATCGCCCAGTGGAATCTGGCCCGTTTCGCCGAGACGTTGGCGCCGGTGCTGGATGAAAGCCGGGAAAAAGCCGTTGACTTGGCCAACGAGGTGTTGGAATCGTTCCCCGACGTCTACCGCGATCATTGGTTGACGGGGATGCGGGCCAAGCTGGGGATGATCACGTCCGAAGAGGATGACGCCGCCCTGGTCCAGGATCTGCTGACGCACATGCATCGGAATCGGCTGGACTACACGAACACGCTGCGCGATCTGGCCGCGGACCATCCGGAACGCCTGCCGCTGTTCCAGGACCAGGCCTTCGCGGAATGGCTGAAGCGCTGGCAAGCGCGGCTGAAGCGACAGCCGGAATCCTCGGGAGCCATGCCGTCCGTCCGTGAACGGATGCGCGCCGCCAATCCCGCCGTGATCCCCCGCAATCACCGCGTGGAGGAGGCCCTGAAAGCCGCCGTGGACCACGGCGACCTGCGCGTGACGCATCGACTCCTTGACGTCCTGGCCCAGCCCTACGCCGAGCCGATCGATTCCGACTACCGGTTGCCGCCTCCCCCCTCGGCCGGAGCCTACAAGACGTTTTGCGGGACATGA
- a CDS encoding amino acid ABC transporter ATP-binding protein codes for MEMNETAPTDMVIRIESLHKWFGPFHALKDIHLDVARGERVVICGPSGSGKSTLIRCINRLEIHQRGRILVDGIELTDDLKRIDRVRREVGMLFQNFNLFPHLTIMENCTMAPIWVRRMPLEEARKQAMHYLDRVRIPDQADKYPAQLSGGQQQRAAIARCLCMSPKIMLFDEPTSALDPEMIKEVLDVMVDLAKSGMTMLCVTHEMGFAREVADRVVFMDGGEIIEANTPTEFFRNPRTDRAKLFLSQILSH; via the coding sequence ATGGAAATGAACGAAACCGCGCCAACGGACATGGTCATCCGAATCGAGAGCCTGCACAAGTGGTTCGGACCCTTTCACGCCCTGAAGGATATCCATCTGGACGTGGCCCGGGGCGAACGGGTGGTGATCTGCGGCCCCTCGGGCTCCGGAAAATCCACCCTGATCCGGTGCATCAACCGGCTGGAAATTCATCAGCGCGGACGGATTCTGGTGGACGGGATCGAGTTGACCGACGATCTGAAGCGCATCGACCGGGTCCGCCGGGAAGTAGGCATGCTCTTCCAGAATTTCAACCTGTTCCCGCACCTGACGATTATGGAGAATTGCACCATGGCCCCGATCTGGGTGCGGCGCATGCCCCTGGAGGAGGCCCGTAAACAGGCCATGCACTACCTGGACCGGGTGCGCATCCCGGATCAGGCGGACAAGTATCCGGCCCAGCTCTCCGGTGGCCAGCAGCAGCGGGCGGCCATTGCCCGCTGCCTGTGCATGAGCCCGAAGATCATGCTCTTCGACGAGCCCACCAGCGCCCTGGACCCGGAAATGATCAAGGAAGTCCTGGACGTGATGGTGGATCTGGCCAAATCCGGGATGACCATGCTCTGCGTGACCCACGAAATGGGCTTTGCCCGGGAAGTGGCCGACCGGGTGGTCTTCATGGACGGCGGGGAAATCATCGAGGCCAACACGCCGACGGAATTCTTCAGGAATCCGCGCACGGACCGGGCCAAGCTGTTTCTCTCCCAGATCCTTTCGCACTGA
- a CDS encoding PaaI family thioesterase produces the protein MNPEALQAFRELIETGIPFNAYLGIRLLDLGDRQCRLLLPYRPELQGDARRQALHGGVISALIDTCGGFAVWSTGSIKDRVATIDLRVDYLKPAVACDIIAHSRIRMLGNRVGNVSTVVHSTTAPEVIIAEGRSVYNIRRF, from the coding sequence ATGAATCCGGAAGCGTTGCAGGCGTTTCGCGAATTGATCGAAACAGGCATCCCCTTCAATGCCTATCTGGGCATCCGACTCCTGGACCTCGGGGATCGCCAGTGTCGCCTGCTCCTGCCGTACAGGCCGGAACTCCAGGGCGATGCCCGCCGCCAAGCCCTGCACGGCGGAGTGATTTCCGCCCTGATCGACACCTGCGGGGGATTCGCGGTCTGGAGCACCGGCAGCATCAAGGACCGGGTCGCCACCATCGACCTGCGCGTGGACTACCTCAAGCCGGCCGTGGCCTGCGACATCATCGCCCACTCCCGGATCAGGATGCTGGGCAACCGGGTGGGGAACGTCTCCACCGTGGTCCACTCCACCACCGCTCCGGAGGTGATCATTGCCGAGGGTCGATCCGTCTACAATATCCGACGGTTCTGA
- a CDS encoding amino acid ABC transporter permease, producing MSAPASKIPLGTPPSDPTRPSRLAALAGLANNPAFRSALVQLLVFAAVVAGLIWVVSTTADNLKRAGISSGFGFLGQTAGFEISQTLIEYSRTSTYARVFWVGLLNTLLVSVISITASTLIGFVVGVLRLSSNWLISSLAAAYIGLIRNIPLLLQILFWYIAILMPLPGPRQAYSLWETFFLCNRGLILPRPEFHPGTWLILLFAVLAIPAVVALTLWARRRQRLTGQRFPTFAASLGLLVVLPLLGAALAGFPLTWVIPELRGFNFQGGMTLLPELTALILALTLYTAGFIAENVRAGIQSVDRGQEEAAAALGLRPGTIMRLVVIPQAMRVIIPPLTSQHLTLVKNSSLAVVIGYPDLISVFAGTTLNQTGQAVEIIAMTMLFYLTVSLLISLFMNWYNKRMALKER from the coding sequence ATGTCCGCCCCCGCGTCTAAAATTCCTCTTGGGACACCTCCCTCTGACCCGACTCGCCCTTCCCGGCTGGCCGCTCTAGCCGGGCTCGCGAACAACCCCGCGTTTCGGTCCGCGTTGGTCCAACTGCTGGTCTTCGCCGCGGTGGTCGCGGGGCTGATCTGGGTGGTCTCCACCACGGCGGACAACCTGAAGCGGGCCGGGATTTCCTCGGGCTTCGGTTTTCTGGGCCAGACCGCGGGTTTCGAGATCAGTCAGACCCTGATCGAATACTCCCGGACCAGCACCTATGCCCGGGTATTTTGGGTGGGTCTGTTGAACACCCTGCTGGTCTCGGTGATCAGCATCACGGCCTCCACCCTGATCGGCTTCGTGGTGGGCGTGCTCCGGCTGTCCTCCAATTGGCTGATTTCAAGCTTGGCCGCCGCGTATATCGGCCTGATCCGGAACATCCCCCTGCTTTTGCAGATTCTGTTCTGGTACATTGCCATTCTGATGCCGCTGCCCGGCCCCCGGCAAGCCTACAGTCTTTGGGAGACCTTCTTTCTTTGTAACCGGGGACTTATTCTGCCCCGACCCGAATTTCATCCCGGCACCTGGCTGATCCTGTTATTCGCCGTCCTGGCCATTCCGGCCGTGGTCGCCCTGACCCTCTGGGCCAGACGCCGCCAGCGCCTGACAGGCCAAAGATTTCCGACCTTCGCGGCCTCCCTGGGCCTGCTGGTGGTCCTGCCTCTGCTGGGCGCGGCCCTGGCCGGATTTCCCCTGACCTGGGTGATCCCGGAACTGCGCGGCTTCAATTTTCAAGGCGGCATGACCCTGCTGCCGGAACTGACCGCCCTGATCCTGGCCCTGACCCTGTACACCGCCGGATTCATCGCCGAGAACGTCCGTGCCGGTATCCAGTCCGTGGACAGGGGCCAGGAGGAGGCCGCAGCGGCTCTGGGACTGCGGCCCGGCACGATCATGCGTCTGGTGGTCATTCCCCAGGCCATGCGGGTGATCATTCCGCCCCTGACCAGCCAGCACCTGACCTTGGTCAAGAATTCCTCCCTGGCCGTGGTTATCGGCTACCCGGATCTGATCTCGGTCTTTGCCGGCACGACGTTGAACCAGACCGGGCAGGCCGTGGAAATCATCGCCATGACCATGCTCTTCTATCTGACCGTGAGCCTGCTGATTTCCCTGTTCATGAACTGGTACAACAAGCGGATGGCCCTGAAGGAGCGGTAG